The sequence TTCTCTTCCTGTAGTTTAAAGCACACGAGACTCTATAATTGTTCTGGCTAGATATGCTACATTCTCCTGCTATAAGATACTTTGAGATCCAGGTTTGAGTGCGATAAATAGCCATTGCAGAAATGCCGAATCGTGTTCTCTATCTTTTTTGCTGACATAAACAGATACAGAGCAGATCAGGAGTGCTGGAGCCAACCCAGTTGGacatcccttttcttctcttgttCTAAGGTAATTTGCGTGGAACTAGATTGATCACTAAAGATTTGCCATGGAAGCAGCAGCTGCACTGCAACATCTATTTATAATGGCTCGTCACAGTTTCAGTTCAGTGCTTCTTAGTTTGCATGCATGTCTTGACAGAGAGCAGCGTTGGAACTCCATGCTTCGATCTTGCAAAGCGGATCGCTGTTCTTCTTTCTTTCGGATGCCTTCTTACCCTCTCTTCCTCATCCAGTTTTGGTTTCCGAGGGTTCCTTCGGTACCGTGCAGGCTGCTTCCTCCCCTCGTTGATGTCCCCGCAGTTGCACGCATGGTGTACAAGGACAAGGTCGTCTTCATCCTTGGCACGACTGGGAGCGGCAAGTCCAAGCTCGCCATCGCTCTCGCCAAGAGCTTCCGTGGGGAAGTCGTCAACTCCGACAAGATGCAGGTGTACGACGGCCTCGGTGTGATCACCAACAAGGTGACCGAGGAGGAGTCCGGTGGCGTCCCCCACCACCTTCTTGGGGTAGTGCACCCGGAGGCGGACTTCACCGCTTCGGACTTCCGCCGCGAGGCCACGCGCGCGGTGGAGTCGATCCTCGGCCGCCGCGGCCTCCCCATCGTCGCCGGCGGGTCCAACTCGTACATCGAGGAGCTGGTCGAGGGGGCGGGCGGCGAGTTCCGGTCCCGCTACGACTGCTGCTTCCTGTGGGTGGACGTCGAGCTGCCGGTGCTCCACGAGTTCGTGTCGTCGCGGGTGGACAAGATGGTGGAGCAAGGGCTGGTGAAGGAGGCACGGGCGGCGTTCCGACCGGACGGGGACTACTCGAGAGGAATTTGGAGGTCGATCGGCGTGTCGGAGATGGACGGCTACTTCCGCTCGGAGGACTCGGCAGGCAACGGGGAGGTGAAGGCGCGGATGCTGGAGGCCGCCGTGGACGCGATCAAGGCCAACACTTGCAGGCTGGCGTGCTGTCAGCTGCAGAAGATCCGGCGCTTCTGCGCGATGGGGTGGGACGTGCACCGAATCGATGCCACCGAGTTCTTCCAGAGGCGAGGGCAGGGGTCGGAGGAGGAGCTGTGGGAGGAGGTGGTGGGGGAGCCCGGCGCGGCCATCGCAAGAAGCTTTTTGGCCTCCAAGAACCAGAATAATGAGCTCGATGCCATTGCTAATGCTGCAACGTTCTAGGTTGAGAACGTGAGCACTTGCAGCGATGGATGAGCTGACCAAGAAGCCATGGAATAAGTGCAGAGCTCTCTTCGTGGAAGAATGTTAGTGTAAAGAGATGTCTTAAATTAAACTGATTTATTGGTGGAAATAAGAGAAtagaagggttttttttttttcccaaaggaATTCGTCaccatatatattatattatatatatatatatatatatatatatatatatatatatatatcatagtcACGGAGATCTTGACTGTTGTTGAGGATGTTATCACGTTGACTGTTATCATGCCCTCGCAAGACAATGCTTCTGTCAGGATGCCGATTGGACTAATGTGATGAAAGCGATTTACAAGACGTatgatggcaatgtgtttcatgcatgaGTAGAATACCTGATTGACACATAGATAAACGACTCCAACgagattcatgacccaattgagttttgcAATGCGATGGCAATAACacggtattcaacttcagttgtagaaCGTGTaattatcttttgcttcttggaacttcaactgattggattaggtcCAAGGAAGAGAATATACCCCGATATAGATGTTCTGTCATCAAAATTCtctacccaatcagcatcagcaaaaacatgaagatgatataaataaataaataaataaataaatatatatattcttatttttaaccccacatttttataattttctagCTTTTTTTACCTAATACCTAAATATCCTGTCATCttactttttttccttttattttttctttttcctatgaACAGATCTATTGAGTCAATTGATTCAATCACAATATTTTTACacgataaatataattttttaaaatttataaaaaaatatttttattcttttaaagattgctaaaaatattattatatagtatAGAAATATTAGAATTGGATCGATCCatagaaaaaaagagagaaaaaaagaatattcttAATTTTAGGTAAAAACGTTGTTAAGGGGACGTTTATcgggaaaacaaaaaaagaagtttttttttgtaaaatttccttatttatataaatataaaaaatagtatCGAAATTTAGTGAGATAAAAAATGCGTACAAAGAGAGCAATAAGCCTTTTGTATGGAATCTCCGCAATACGCATATGCAGGAGAATATAGTTTGACTGTCGGATGACTGGGTTGAGCTGCATCGCCACGACTGATGCCTATTTGGCGTGTTAGTTCGGTACCGTGTGCGATAAGATCCCAAAGCTTCTAGAGGTAACCAACGAAGAGAAGGGAGCAGAGGAGAGAgattgatcgatcgatcgatcgccaCCATGTGGGCTGCATCGTGTCTGGCGTCCTGCTGCGCGACCTGCACCTGCGGGCTCTGCACCTCCGTCGCCGCCGGTATCTCCCGCCGTTCCGCCCGCCTCGGCTACTGCGGCCTCTTCGCCCTTTCCCTCATAATCTCCTGGATCCTCCGCGAGGTCGCCGCCCCCCTTCTCGAGAAGATCCCATGTAGGTTTGACACACGCACAAAGCCCTCTCTCGTGTCCTTCTTTCCTATCACATTAAGCGAACGATTCTTCCCACCAAAACGTCATTTTTCTCGCGATTAATGGTTGTTTGTTGGTGATAATTGCACTCGTCTTGCGGCATGCGTCAATCGGGCTTTTACTTGCGAGGGATGAAAAAACGAAGTAGGTAATCGCGTTTGCCATGTCAAATCAGACCATGATTTGTTCAGAATTGAGGAACCAAGTGTCTTAGGCGTCTTGGTTGTCTGGAGAAGATTCTTATGTTTAACGAGGGGAATGATGCTTGTCCATGTGTTTCCAGGCAACAAACATGCAGTTTGAAGGCTAAAGGTGGTGGCTTTATCACGGATTAGTCGAATTAGATCGCCAGACTTTAGATCGTGTTTTTGGTGAAGTATAAGATTTTCATGATCTTGATGTTAAT comes from Musa acuminata AAA Group cultivar baxijiao chromosome BXJ3-3, Cavendish_Baxijiao_AAA, whole genome shotgun sequence and encodes:
- the LOC135633874 gene encoding adenylate isopentenyltransferase 5, chloroplastic-like — its product is MVYKDKVVFILGTTGSGKSKLAIALAKSFRGEVVNSDKMQVYDGLGVITNKVTEEESGGVPHHLLGVVHPEADFTASDFRREATRAVESILGRRGLPIVAGGSNSYIEELVEGAGGEFRSRYDCCFLWVDVELPVLHEFVSSRVDKMVEQGLVKEARAAFRPDGDYSRGIWRSIGVSEMDGYFRSEDSAGNGEVKARMLEAAVDAIKANTCRLACCQLQKIRRFCAMGWDVHRIDATEFFQRRGQGSEEELWEEVVGEPGAAIARSFLASKNQNNELDAIANAATF